A single genomic interval of uncultured Desulfobulbus sp. harbors:
- a CDS encoding DUF1643 domain-containing protein yields the protein MPKFSTAIIGSPAPPPSQSVDPLIVERTIFNTDRTHRFTLFRYWGNPDDYACGISMNPSGAAEEIGDPTVEGMVRRAREYWDVGAYYQLNVMSIRGTYSSDLAKTSTVNLPENDEWIRRIAAKSRIVVVSWGNLGHTSGRGPAVEAILREVCAPGNVFCFGKNKNGSPVHPLYQKLDAPLVPYFE from the coding sequence ATGCCCAAATTTTCAACCGCCATTATCGGCTCCCCTGCTCCACCGCCTTCCCAATCGGTCGATCCACTGATCGTCGAGCGCACAATATTCAACACCGACAGAACGCACCGATTTACGCTCTTCCGCTATTGGGGAAACCCGGATGACTATGCCTGCGGCATTAGCATGAACCCGTCCGGAGCAGCGGAAGAGATTGGCGACCCGACTGTGGAAGGGATGGTCCGACGAGCCCGCGAGTATTGGGACGTCGGCGCCTACTATCAACTGAACGTCATGTCCATTCGGGGTACGTATTCGTCAGACTTGGCAAAAACTTCAACGGTCAATCTCCCTGAAAACGACGAATGGATCCGGCGAATCGCGGCCAAATCCCGAATTGTCGTGGTAAGCTGGGGCAATCTCGGCCATACCTCTGGTCGCGGCCCTGCAGTGGAGGCAATCTTGCGCGAGGTTTGCGCCCCCGGGAACGTCTTCTGCTTTGGTAAAAACAAAAACGGGTCTCCAGTGCATCCCCTCTATCAAAAACTGGACGCCCCGCTAGTGCCATATTTTGAGTAG
- a CDS encoding DUF1835 domain-containing protein → MTNILHVTSGDIAGGNLAKAGLPGEVFVWHDILYDGPRNPGWPTEDTLKARAQFLEETTAGGLQKEYILETLLSQYRKLEEAASCDRIVLWFDACLFDQSMLAHVLTCLHGKGILNGDLLCVDSFPGITPYHGLGQLQPEQLSSLYGQQQTVTKEQFAFAIRVDEAFATQNVATLTELSTIPDPPLPWIPAAAARWLQERPDPVSGLGLLEHLALQAIRTGYETPGKIFASVAAADTPPQYWGDSTLWAKINGLADRNPPLVRIEGPTDRLPQWESELSLEDFKIRAIPKKQGPASAVAPIFWSKSGARYVE, encoded by the coding sequence ATGACGAACATCCTCCACGTAACCAGCGGTGACATTGCCGGTGGCAACCTGGCAAAGGCGGGTTTACCAGGAGAGGTATTTGTCTGGCATGACATTCTCTACGATGGGCCAAGAAATCCTGGATGGCCAACCGAGGATACCCTCAAGGCCCGGGCTCAGTTCCTGGAAGAGACCACAGCAGGTGGTTTGCAAAAAGAATACATCCTGGAAACCCTCCTCAGCCAATACCGGAAACTGGAAGAGGCTGCTTCCTGCGACCGCATCGTCCTCTGGTTTGATGCCTGCCTTTTTGACCAATCCATGCTCGCCCACGTCCTCACCTGCTTGCACGGGAAAGGGATCCTGAATGGAGACCTTCTCTGTGTAGATTCGTTTCCTGGAATTACCCCCTACCATGGCCTCGGGCAACTCCAGCCGGAACAATTATCCTCTCTCTATGGTCAGCAACAAACAGTCACCAAAGAGCAATTCGCCTTTGCAATCCGTGTCGATGAGGCGTTCGCCACGCAAAATGTTGCCACGCTGACTGAATTATCGACCATTCCGGATCCCCCCTTACCGTGGATCCCGGCAGCGGCGGCAAGATGGTTACAGGAGCGACCTGATCCTGTCAGTGGATTGGGACTGCTTGAGCACCTTGCTTTGCAGGCAATTCGTACTGGTTACGAGACGCCGGGAAAAATCTTTGCCTCCGTTGCTGCGGCTGACACCCCGCCTCAGTACTGGGGAGACAGTACGCTTTGGGCAAAGATAAACGGTTTGGCGGACAGGAATCCTCCGCTTGTGCGGATCGAAGGGCCTACAGATAGATTGCCGCAATGGGAGAGCGAGTTGTCACTTGAAGATTTCAAGATCAGGGCGATACCGAAAAAGCAGGGGCCTGCATCAGCAGTGGCCCCTATATTTTGGTCGAAATCTGGGGCCAGATACGTTGAATGA
- a CDS encoding IS1634 family transposase encodes MYLRTTKRKNKNGTVTEYLQLAHNERNPETNSTVARIIHSFGRADQLDREALVRLARSIARVCGVTIVDPAGSEEAQGGGLPDDLEILRTVELGTVLVIETLWERLGIGKALRSLLDKGKYAVAYDQALLAMTANRLCAPESKLGVWDRWLEQVHLPKCQGLKLRQMYEAMDFLHKHIDAVEEAVFFQTANLFNLSVDLIFYDTTTASFSIDYEDEADENDGLRQYGHSKEGTWTPQIVVALAVTREGLPVKSWIFPGNTADVSTIKRIRKDLRGWNLGRALFVADSGMNSSANREELARACGKYLLATRMASVAEIKKEVLSQPGRFTTFTDSLQAKEVVIGDGERRRRYILCFNPKEAERQRIHREEIVGMLEEELANHKDRNASTQWAVELLASKRYKRYLTTTEAGKIRLDRAAITEAKRYDGKWVLETNDDTISLEDAALGYKGLLVIERCFRSLKRTQIKMMPMYHWAARRIETHVKICVLALLIERVAERECGEPWSRIRRNLAKLQATEFQNDQHSFFQINSAPEACRELMKKLVTPLPTKIFGIKPLEK; translated from the coding sequence ATGTATCTGCGAACCACGAAACGAAAAAACAAGAACGGCACCGTTACCGAGTATCTCCAGCTCGCCCACAACGAGCGCAATCCGGAGACCAACTCCACCGTTGCCCGCATCATCCACAGCTTCGGACGCGCCGATCAGCTCGACCGTGAGGCCTTGGTGCGGCTCGCCCGATCTATAGCCAGAGTCTGCGGGGTAACCATTGTTGACCCCGCTGGTAGCGAGGAGGCTCAAGGTGGTGGACTGCCCGACGATCTTGAGATCCTGCGCACAGTGGAACTCGGCACAGTGCTGGTCATCGAAACCCTTTGGGAGCGGTTGGGTATCGGCAAAGCGCTGCGGTCTCTGCTGGACAAAGGCAAGTATGCCGTTGCCTACGATCAGGCCTTGCTGGCCATGACGGCGAATCGTCTCTGCGCACCGGAATCCAAGCTCGGGGTTTGGGACCGGTGGCTGGAGCAGGTCCATCTGCCCAAATGCCAAGGCCTGAAACTGCGTCAGATGTATGAGGCCATGGACTTTCTCCACAAGCATATTGATGCGGTGGAGGAGGCTGTCTTTTTCCAGACCGCTAATCTGTTCAACCTCTCGGTCGATCTGATTTTTTACGACACCACGACGGCTTCGTTCTCAATTGATTACGAGGACGAGGCTGATGAAAACGACGGTCTGCGTCAGTACGGCCACTCCAAGGAGGGCACGTGGACGCCGCAAATCGTGGTCGCCCTGGCGGTTACCCGGGAAGGGCTGCCGGTGAAAAGCTGGATTTTTCCCGGTAACACGGCGGATGTATCCACGATCAAACGCATCAGAAAGGACCTGCGAGGCTGGAACCTCGGTCGAGCGCTGTTCGTGGCCGACTCGGGTATGAACTCCTCCGCTAACCGAGAAGAACTTGCACGGGCCTGTGGCAAATACCTGCTCGCCACCCGCATGGCATCGGTGGCCGAAATCAAGAAAGAGGTCCTCTCGCAACCAGGTCGCTTCACCACCTTCACCGACAGCCTGCAAGCCAAGGAGGTTGTTATCGGCGATGGCGAGCGACGGCGGCGATACATCCTCTGCTTCAACCCAAAGGAAGCAGAGCGGCAACGAATACATCGAGAAGAGATCGTCGGCATGCTCGAAGAGGAGCTTGCCAACCATAAGGACCGTAATGCTTCTACCCAATGGGCAGTCGAACTGCTGGCCTCAAAACGATACAAGCGGTACCTGACAACAACCGAGGCCGGTAAAATTCGCCTGGACCGAGCAGCCATCACCGAGGCCAAACGCTACGACGGCAAGTGGGTGCTGGAAACCAACGATGACACCATCAGCCTTGAAGATGCGGCCCTTGGCTACAAAGGACTTTTGGTTATCGAGCGGTGTTTCCGCTCCCTCAAGCGTACCCAGATCAAAATGATGCCTATGTATCATTGGGCCGCACGGCGCATCGAAACGCATGTAAAAATCTGTGTTCTGGCGCTGCTCATAGAGCGCGTTGCGGAACGTGAGTGCGGGGAGCCCTGGTCCCGGATACGGCGCAACTTAGCCAAACTTCAAGCCACTGAGTTTCAAAACGACCAGCACAGTTTTTTTCAGATTAATTCAGCGCCGGAAGCCTGTCGTGAACTGATGAAAAAACTTGTAACTCCGCTACCGACCAAAATTTTTGGCATTAAGCCCCTTGAAAAATAA
- a CDS encoding TIGR03905 family TSCPD domain-containing protein, whose protein sequence is MNELEEFFVQFLNIAEIQRDNKGEIFVPEGVCAKEISFEIEEGKLRNLHFVGGCQGNLRAISILLEGMPVEEVIEKVRGITCGNKGTSCTDLGLRVVEHA, encoded by the coding sequence ATGAATGAACTTGAGGAGTTTTTTGTGCAATTTTTAAATATAGCTGAAATTCAGAGAGATAACAAAGGAGAGATTTTTGTTCCAGAGGGAGTATGTGCTAAAGAAATATCCTTTGAAATAGAAGAAGGGAAATTGCGCAATCTTCATTTTGTTGGTGGATGCCAGGGAAACCTTCGGGCAATTTCAATATTACTTGAAGGCATGCCGGTTGAAGAAGTAATCGAAAAGGTGAGAGGTATTACCTGTGGCAATAAAGGTACATCTTGCACAGACCTGGGTTTACGGGTTGTGGAACACGCCTAG
- a CDS encoding transposase — protein MFHVKNHKQLNILDPWAHLGPKRRALLDNSWAGLFQKHILPELPVESLRHHYHDYNGRPTKELYAMMGVMILQQMHDCTDQEAVEQFCFNIQWHYALNITSCSDAAVYLSHKTLWTMRDHLASDASYAEIFDASLGILAKLLKADMNKQRMDSVHVKSNMRNLGRIGLFTKTIKKFLVNLKRHHREHFDQLDTELTQRYLSKSQASLFAMVKPTESTRTLDQLAADVLLLTERFAAVDEVSTMQSFKLLSRLFAEQCVIEEDTTADSGKKAVARPNKEVPSDSLQNPSDADAGYSSHKGQGYQVQLVENYTTTDERGPSLITQVAVESADQHDANALLPALAQLEQKAMLPQQMLADSLYGSDSNCETALQEHQVAVISPVMPGNQKKFNLTEFTLDDQGKVLTCPQVTAPDTVKKSKSGYSALFPIAVCQNCSSFDRCPVSIGKKGYYYRYTDKDIRLARRRQEEESPEFREKYRYRAGVEATMSEFDRRTGVKHLRVRGMKAVRFAAFMKAIGLNILRASRHWGEKTSPMTSFYSLFFFFLAFQTYFKELFREDFSTRTHEGTNFQPVASFRADWAV, from the coding sequence ATGTTTCACGTGAAAAACCACAAACAGCTCAACATCCTCGACCCATGGGCCCATTTGGGACCCAAACGACGCGCCCTCCTGGACAACTCATGGGCAGGTCTTTTTCAGAAGCATATCCTGCCTGAACTCCCGGTGGAGTCCCTGCGCCACCATTATCATGACTACAATGGCCGACCCACCAAGGAACTGTATGCCATGATGGGGGTGATGATCCTCCAGCAAATGCATGATTGTACTGATCAGGAGGCGGTTGAGCAGTTCTGTTTCAATATCCAGTGGCACTATGCCCTCAACATCACCTCGTGCTCCGACGCGGCTGTATACCTCAGCCACAAAACGCTCTGGACCATGCGCGATCACCTGGCCTCGGATGCGAGCTATGCCGAGATATTTGATGCCTCCCTGGGCATCCTGGCCAAGTTGCTCAAGGCCGATATGAATAAGCAGCGCATGGACTCGGTGCATGTCAAATCCAACATGCGCAATCTGGGTCGTATCGGGTTGTTCACCAAAACGATCAAGAAGTTCCTCGTCAACCTGAAGCGACACCACCGGGAACACTTTGATCAACTCGACACGGAGTTGACCCAACGGTATCTGAGCAAATCGCAGGCGTCTTTGTTCGCCATGGTCAAACCCACCGAGTCCACCCGCACCCTTGATCAGTTGGCTGCGGATGTGCTGCTCTTGACCGAGCGTTTTGCCGCCGTGGACGAGGTCAGCACCATGCAGAGCTTCAAACTGCTGAGCCGGTTGTTCGCCGAACAGTGTGTCATCGAGGAAGACACCACCGCCGATTCTGGCAAGAAAGCCGTGGCCCGGCCGAACAAGGAGGTGCCCTCCGATTCACTGCAAAACCCCTCCGATGCGGATGCCGGCTACAGCAGTCATAAAGGCCAAGGGTATCAGGTGCAGTTGGTGGAAAACTACACCACCACCGATGAGCGTGGACCATCCCTGATCACGCAGGTGGCGGTGGAATCCGCGGATCAGCATGATGCCAATGCCCTCCTGCCCGCCTTGGCCCAACTGGAGCAGAAGGCGATGCTGCCGCAGCAAATGCTGGCCGATTCCCTCTACGGCAGCGACAGCAATTGTGAAACGGCCCTGCAGGAGCATCAGGTGGCAGTCATCTCCCCGGTCATGCCGGGCAATCAGAAGAAGTTCAACCTGACCGAATTCACCCTTGATGACCAGGGCAAGGTTCTCACCTGCCCCCAGGTCACGGCACCCGACACGGTGAAGAAATCAAAATCCGGCTACAGCGCACTCTTCCCCATCGCTGTTTGTCAGAACTGCTCCTCGTTTGACCGGTGCCCCGTCTCCATCGGAAAAAAGGGCTATTACTACCGCTACACCGACAAGGATATCCGCCTGGCCCGACGGCGACAGGAAGAAGAAAGCCCGGAGTTCAGGGAGAAGTACCGGTACCGGGCCGGCGTTGAGGCGACCATGTCGGAATTCGACCGGCGCACCGGTGTCAAACATCTCCGGGTTCGTGGCATGAAAGCAGTGCGGTTTGCCGCCTTCATGAAGGCCATCGGCTTGAACATATTGCGGGCCAGCAGGCACTGGGGCGAGAAAACCAGCCCAATGACGTCCTTTTACAGCCTATTTTTTTTCTTTTTGGCTTTCCAAACATATTTCAAAGAACTTTTTCGGGAAGACTTCTCAACAAGAACTCACGAAGGCACAAACTTTCAACCAGTCGCTTCTTTTCGAGCGGATTGGGCGGTTTGA
- the umuD gene encoding translesion error-prone DNA polymerase V autoproteolytic subunit, translated as MKTEILARPADCSHIAIPLVHCSIAAGFPSPAEDYVDQALDLNELLVTNPPATFFVRVNGDSMIDAGILHGDILSVDRSEEAHDGSIVIALINGELTVKELSLYPKVRLIPHNSAYPVIELNENDDFEIFGRVKGLVRVFGK; from the coding sequence ATGAAAACCGAAATTTTGGCAAGGCCCGCTGACTGTAGCCACATTGCGATACCGCTTGTCCACTGTTCGATCGCCGCCGGATTTCCGTCGCCCGCTGAAGACTATGTCGACCAAGCGCTGGATCTCAACGAACTCCTTGTCACAAATCCGCCGGCCACCTTCTTTGTTCGTGTCAACGGTGACTCCATGATCGATGCTGGTATTCTCCACGGAGACATTCTGTCGGTTGATAGATCCGAGGAAGCGCACGATGGCTCAATTGTTATTGCGCTGATCAACGGCGAATTGACCGTTAAAGAGCTCTCGCTCTATCCCAAGGTCCGACTGATTCCTCATAATTCGGCATATCCAGTCATCGAACTTAATGAGAATGACGATTTTGAGATTTTCGGTCGCGTCAAAGGCCTTGTACGCGTTTTTGGAAAGTAA
- the umuC gene encoding translesion error-prone DNA polymerase V subunit UmuC, with amino-acid sequence MFALVDCNNFYATCESVFRPDLRGRPVIVLSNNDGCIVARSAEVKALGTIKMGVPVFQVKNEITKHQISVFSSNYTLYADMSHRVMRILRSLSPGLEIYSIDEAFVDVRGIPDLIEFGTMVRSTIKQWTGITVAVGMAPTKTLAKLANYGAKKFPATGGVVDLRDPERQQKLMSITPVGEIWGVGRRTTKALNTLGIETALQLRDADIQDIRRRFSVVLARTVSELRGTPCIELEDQPSPKQQIVTSRSFGQRITSLTAMRQAISEFTERACAKLRGGGQYARALTVFIQTSRFLEDEVNRYANQASGNLAHHCSDNYQFIKLAQQLLERIWRDGYEYNKGGVILGDFSRTKQMQFGLFEKPERDNSSVMEAIDTINNRIGSVRFASSSGYQHWAMRRDSLSPAYTTRWSDLPLVN; translated from the coding sequence ATGTTTGCGCTGGTTGATTGCAACAACTTCTATGCAACCTGCGAATCGGTATTCCGTCCGGATCTTCGGGGCAGACCGGTCATTGTGCTCTCTAACAATGATGGTTGTATCGTGGCCCGCTCTGCCGAGGTCAAGGCACTTGGTACAATCAAGATGGGCGTGCCGGTGTTCCAGGTGAAAAATGAGATCACAAAACATCAAATCTCTGTTTTTTCATCGAATTACACTCTGTATGCGGATATGTCGCACCGAGTTATGCGCATCCTCCGGTCCTTGAGCCCTGGTCTCGAGATATATTCAATTGATGAAGCGTTTGTGGACGTCCGAGGTATCCCGGATTTGATTGAGTTCGGCACCATGGTGCGGAGTACCATCAAACAATGGACGGGCATTACCGTCGCTGTTGGCATGGCGCCAACAAAGACACTTGCAAAGCTGGCCAACTATGGAGCCAAAAAATTTCCAGCCACCGGTGGCGTTGTTGATCTACGTGATCCGGAACGACAGCAAAAGCTGATGTCGATAACACCGGTCGGCGAGATATGGGGAGTCGGTCGACGAACGACAAAAGCCTTAAATACTCTTGGTATCGAAACGGCGTTACAACTGAGAGATGCCGATATTCAAGATATCCGGCGACGGTTCAGTGTTGTTTTGGCTCGCACGGTATCGGAACTCAGGGGAACGCCTTGCATTGAACTTGAAGACCAGCCATCGCCCAAGCAGCAGATAGTCACATCAAGATCCTTTGGCCAGCGGATCACGTCACTCACTGCGATGCGCCAGGCGATCAGTGAATTTACCGAGAGAGCCTGCGCGAAGCTGAGAGGTGGAGGTCAATATGCGCGAGCTCTTACGGTTTTTATTCAAACGAGCCGCTTCCTAGAGGATGAAGTCAACCGGTACGCGAACCAAGCCTCCGGGAACCTGGCGCATCACTGCAGTGACAATTACCAATTTATCAAGCTGGCCCAGCAGTTGTTAGAGAGGATTTGGCGCGACGGATACGAATACAATAAGGGCGGCGTCATTCTTGGTGACTTCTCGAGAACCAAACAGATGCAATTTGGGTTGTTTGAGAAGCCGGAGCGGGATAATTCCAGCGTAATGGAAGCCATTGACACAATCAACAACCGGATAGGATCGGTCCGCTTCGCCTCCTCAAGCGGGTACCAACACTGGGCGATGCGTCGGGATAGCCTGTCACCGGCCTATACAACCCGCTGGAGTGACTTGCCACTCGTGAATTGA
- a CDS encoding Fic family protein gives MTLENKFGITDAVELARVEERISKAKAHHLFASGRLDTLQAGTLQALVEIHKYLFDEIYDFAGKIRTVNIAKGSFRFAPVMYLEAALKNIETMSQSTFDEIIEKYVEMNIAHPFREGNGRSTRIWLDLILKKELQKVVDWSHVDKNDYLLAMERSPIKDIEIKFLLQRALTDKINDSKIYMKGIDASYYYEGYAVYKAEDLGE, from the coding sequence ATGACCCTGGAAAACAAATTTGGTATCACGGATGCGGTTGAACTCGCCCGCGTAGAAGAGCGTATCAGTAAAGCAAAGGCGCATCACCTCTTTGCCAGTGGCAGGTTGGACACCCTGCAGGCAGGAACCCTTCAGGCCCTTGTGGAGATACACAAATACCTGTTTGATGAGATCTACGACTTTGCCGGGAAAATCCGCACCGTCAATATTGCCAAAGGCAGTTTCAGGTTCGCGCCCGTTATGTACCTGGAGGCTGCTTTGAAGAATATTGAAACTATGTCTCAGTCGACATTCGATGAAATCATCGAAAAGTATGTGGAAATGAACATTGCCCACCCCTTTAGAGAGGGTAATGGGCGGAGTACACGTATCTGGCTCGATCTCATTCTGAAAAAGGAACTGCAGAAGGTAGTCGACTGGAGCCACGTCGACAAGAATGATTATCTTCTCGCCATGGAGCGCAGTCCCATCAAGGATATTGAAATTAAGTTTCTCTTGCAGCGGGCTCTGACCGACAAAATCAATGACAGCAAAATCTATATGAAGGGTATTGATGCGAGCTACTATTATGAAGGGTACGCCGTGTACAAAGCAGAAGATCTTGGGGAGTAA
- a CDS encoding DndE family protein has protein sequence MADRLYTSSEADEILSGLRFETKLEKATLARMAFALSLTSVGAEVPGSPNFSGGEMKRPTFFGEDETFIRTLLSFAYKRPDISEDELFSNRSLTKNHIDHGALLLNELFQTCGRSGDGLIARLVEEVEFSGRRENFGLGLDIFIGRTLLQRGELVMELNNTARHANSHLAIMGKPGVGKTQFLLKMLADIRVQSNYQTNFVYFDYKGDVVDNDRFLEIAKVQPYRLLQAGQNLPINPFVLPTYDEQTINVSAREKAESFASINSKLGVVQKGALTEAIRAGYAKRAGSPMPFPDFQDILEIAMEDYDESNKKDDSLIEVLRDLSDFDLFWKHGSDTPPIEKLSNRTLLIDMHAMPVLKELVAYLIIERMYKEMATMPDSPVTDGRRTVRTILVIDEAHNYLSQKNIFLQRIIREGRSKGVVVFFASQSPNDYQQEFFNFQELLEFAYIFQCEGVASGSVQKILGCSSKTAKELQTEIARMEPWQVVSRSSDKTEEFVKFTAEAFYKNY, from the coding sequence ATGGCGGATCGTCTGTACACATCGAGCGAGGCGGATGAAATCCTGAGCGGTCTTCGCTTTGAAACCAAGCTGGAAAAGGCGACCCTGGCCCGGATGGCCTTTGCGCTGTCTCTTACCTCGGTAGGGGCCGAAGTGCCAGGCAGTCCCAACTTCAGCGGCGGTGAGATGAAAAGGCCTACCTTCTTTGGTGAGGATGAAACCTTTATCCGCACGTTGCTTTCCTTCGCCTATAAAAGGCCGGATATCAGCGAGGACGAACTGTTTTCGAATCGGTCGTTGACCAAAAATCATATCGACCATGGCGCGCTGCTGCTGAACGAGTTGTTTCAGACCTGCGGCCGCAGCGGTGATGGGCTGATCGCCCGGTTGGTGGAAGAGGTCGAGTTCTCCGGCCGTCGCGAGAATTTTGGCCTGGGGTTGGATATTTTCATCGGCCGCACCTTGCTCCAACGGGGCGAACTGGTGATGGAGCTGAACAATACCGCCAGGCATGCCAATTCCCACCTAGCCATCATGGGTAAACCAGGTGTCGGCAAGACCCAGTTCCTGTTGAAGATGTTGGCAGATATCCGGGTGCAATCAAACTATCAGACCAATTTTGTCTACTTCGATTACAAAGGCGACGTGGTCGATAACGATCGCTTTCTGGAAATCGCCAAGGTTCAGCCATACCGCTTGCTCCAGGCGGGGCAAAACCTGCCGATCAACCCCTTTGTGCTTCCCACGTACGACGAGCAAACTATCAACGTTTCTGCCCGAGAAAAGGCAGAAAGCTTTGCCTCCATTAACAGTAAACTTGGTGTGGTGCAAAAAGGGGCGCTGACCGAGGCGATCCGAGCAGGATATGCAAAACGGGCAGGTTCGCCGATGCCTTTCCCGGATTTCCAGGATATTTTGGAGATTGCGATGGAGGATTATGATGAAAGCAACAAAAAGGACGACAGTCTGATTGAGGTGCTTCGCGATCTATCGGATTTTGATCTCTTCTGGAAACACGGCAGCGATACACCCCCCATCGAAAAACTCTCGAATCGCACATTGCTTATCGACATGCACGCCATGCCGGTATTGAAAGAACTGGTGGCTTACCTAATCATCGAGCGGATGTACAAGGAGATGGCGACGATGCCGGACAGCCCTGTGACTGACGGGCGAAGAACCGTCCGCACGATTCTTGTTATCGATGAGGCCCACAACTACCTCAGCCAGAAAAATATATTCCTGCAGCGGATCATCCGCGAAGGTCGTTCGAAAGGTGTGGTGGTGTTTTTTGCCAGCCAGTCACCCAACGATTATCAGCAAGAGTTCTTCAATTTTCAGGAATTGTTGGAGTTTGCTTATATTTTTCAGTGTGAGGGAGTGGCATCAGGGTCGGTGCAAAAAATTCTCGGATGCAGCAGCAAGACGGCTAAAGAATTACAGACGGAAATTGCCCGGATGGAACCCTGGCAGGTTGTGAGCCGGAGCAGCGATAAGACAGAGGAATTTGTCAAGTTTACGGCCGAGGCGTTTTATAAGAACTACTGA